The Algoriphagus sp. TR-M9 genome has a window encoding:
- a CDS encoding glycoside hydrolase, translated as MKKCLYNLVKPMLKPCVFAVSGLLIACQSSGQDQQQDLPEEEIVVINALKNETYQSIEHFGASDAWSGQFVGLWPDQKKNAIAELLFSKENDTDGNPKGIGLSMWRFNVGAGSAQQGEESGIRDEWRRAESFLETDGTYNWDRQAGQVWFARAAQEFGVGKLLIFPNSPPVSMTKTGKAYAKDGQSNLAEENFQAFGEYLTQVIMGLQQKGLKVDYVSPVNEPQWDWSDGGQEGTPFWNNEISGIVKALDKALSDENLTTKIDIAEAGKINYLYEQADKEGRGNQVADFFQPESSNYIGDLTQVSQTVSAHSYFTTSPFESAVNQRERVAAAVSSVQGLSYWMSEYCILGDNGGEINGNGRDLGIDPALYIARVIHNDLTVSNASAWHWWLAISPYDYKDGLVYIDKQKEDGNYYESKMLWALGNYSRFVKPGYLRIGVQVNKENQQNPELLVSAYQSNSNGEIVFVVVNSGIKDVTLNLMVDDKLTSVKGLYVTSKDSNLESLDIGYSDDKIVIPSRSIVTVVSNP; from the coding sequence ATGAAAAAATGCTTATACAACCTGGTTAAGCCCATGTTAAAACCATGTGTTTTTGCTGTATCAGGATTGCTAATAGCTTGCCAGAGCTCAGGTCAGGATCAGCAGCAGGATCTGCCCGAAGAGGAAATAGTAGTGATAAACGCGCTGAAGAATGAAACCTATCAATCCATCGAACACTTCGGTGCGTCAGATGCTTGGTCGGGACAGTTTGTTGGGCTTTGGCCCGATCAAAAGAAAAATGCAATAGCGGAGCTCTTGTTCAGCAAGGAGAATGATACCGATGGAAATCCCAAAGGAATTGGTCTTTCTATGTGGAGATTTAATGTTGGGGCTGGGAGTGCACAGCAAGGCGAGGAAAGTGGAATCCGGGATGAGTGGAGAAGGGCAGAATCTTTTCTGGAAACAGATGGGACCTATAATTGGGATCGTCAGGCGGGTCAGGTGTGGTTTGCCAGAGCCGCTCAGGAGTTTGGGGTAGGAAAGTTGCTGATTTTTCCAAACAGTCCTCCAGTTTCAATGACTAAAACAGGAAAGGCTTATGCCAAAGATGGTCAGTCAAATCTGGCTGAAGAAAACTTTCAGGCTTTTGGTGAATACCTAACTCAGGTGATCATGGGACTTCAGCAAAAAGGGTTGAAGGTGGATTATGTCAGCCCTGTGAATGAACCCCAGTGGGATTGGTCAGACGGAGGTCAAGAAGGAACGCCTTTTTGGAACAATGAAATCTCCGGCATTGTAAAAGCGCTGGACAAGGCGCTGTCAGATGAAAACTTGACTACGAAAATAGATATAGCCGAAGCTGGGAAAATCAATTACCTCTATGAGCAGGCAGATAAAGAAGGGAGAGGGAATCAGGTAGCAGATTTCTTTCAACCCGAATCATCTAACTATATAGGTGATTTGACTCAGGTCAGCCAGACGGTTTCTGCACACAGCTATTTTACTACTTCTCCCTTTGAGTCGGCTGTTAATCAGCGCGAAAGGGTTGCTGCTGCTGTGAGTTCGGTACAGGGTTTGAGCTACTGGATGAGCGAGTACTGCATCCTGGGTGACAATGGAGGAGAAATCAACGGAAATGGAAGGGATCTGGGGATAGATCCTGCGCTGTATATAGCACGGGTGATCCACAATGACCTGACTGTTTCCAATGCTAGTGCCTGGCATTGGTGGCTGGCTATTTCTCCCTATGACTACAAGGACGGATTGGTTTACATAGACAAACAGAAAGAAGATGGCAACTACTACGAAAGCAAAATGCTGTGGGCATTGGGTAACTACAGCAGATTTGTAAAGCCTGGTTATCTGCGGATTGGTGTTCAAGTAAACAAAGAAAACCAGCAGAATCCGGAGCTGTTGGTGTCAGCTTACCAATCCAATTCCAACGGGGAGATAGTTTTTGTTGTGGTGAATTCAGGCATTAAGGATGTCACTTTGAACTTAATGGTCGATGACAAATTAACTTCTGTGAAGGGATTGTATGTCACTTCGAAAGATAGTAATCTTGAGTCTTTGGATATTGGATATTCGGATGATAAGATAGTCATACCTTCAAGATCTATAGTTACCGTTGTGTCAAATCCTTGA
- a CDS encoding ABC transporter permease, with protein MTASLIIIQYVCFEFSYDRFHENSDRIYRVQHDRYIDGELQYQKAQSFIPTGEAMMNEYSEVEDYTTMFRISNESDIVVTHLADDGEMLRFSEKEVYHVKGGFFEVFSFPFIEGNDEIKQLEPQTAMISQSTAKKYFGNESAIGKVISHNYAKDYTVVGVFEDIPENAHMKFDFLFAWQEVTSQDDGGDDENWRWDGFYTYLLLTPDADIPSLESKFPAFAEKYIAGTANNNVKSAFTLQPLTSIHLNSDLLAEAEANNELKIVYALLTVAIFVMLIAWINFINLSISRSLERSKEVGVRKVTGSGRSQLIKQFLTESLVMNLLAFSISCIFLYLLAPYISYFIGGQSTLSLFSNSSFILGTVLTITIGSALAGLYPAFITSSLKPILALKGNYSNQNKGSFFSLKHSLIVFQFVLSITLIAASTVAYRQLSLMKTSNLGIDIESTIVVNTQATFGPPGSDSVFTRRLTTFRDKLNANEKIQGITASHDIPGKEHLSLMPNFRHSKNIDELVTLYFTRMDFDFIPTFGVDLVAGRNFIEGVDNQYAMILNKEAVQILGYENPEDAIGREVNWGNRTLAKAEIVGVVDFRAVSYKESNYPIAYTSTFFPYKYVSVKFDEINGANAEEHVALIQNTWNTVFPDKPFEYFFLDDFFNAQYKADQKFGQLLGAFTLLALVVAGLGLYGITLLTVTQRIKEVGLRKIMGASVSQIIVLLSKQFLFMVIIAGLISIPVIKLSMEKWLENYPYRIEMYWWIYLLPIALILVITCFTVGFQIIKASLINPAKLLRYE; from the coding sequence ATGACTGCCTCCCTCATCATCATTCAATATGTTTGTTTTGAGTTTAGCTACGACCGTTTTCACGAAAATTCAGACCGCATATATCGAGTTCAGCATGACCGCTATATTGATGGTGAACTCCAATACCAAAAAGCCCAATCATTTATTCCTACTGGTGAAGCCATGATGAATGAATATTCTGAAGTGGAAGATTATACAACCATGTTCAGGATTAGCAATGAATCAGACATAGTGGTGACTCATTTGGCTGATGATGGAGAAATGCTACGGTTTTCAGAAAAAGAAGTATATCATGTAAAAGGTGGTTTTTTTGAAGTGTTTTCTTTTCCCTTCATAGAAGGCAATGATGAAATAAAACAGCTCGAACCTCAGACTGCAATGATTTCCCAGTCTACTGCTAAGAAGTACTTTGGAAATGAGTCGGCAATCGGAAAGGTCATCAGTCATAATTACGCAAAAGACTATACGGTTGTAGGCGTTTTTGAGGACATTCCTGAGAATGCCCATATGAAGTTTGACTTCCTCTTTGCTTGGCAAGAGGTGACAAGTCAGGATGATGGAGGTGATGATGAAAACTGGAGGTGGGATGGGTTTTACACTTATTTACTATTGACTCCTGATGCGGACATACCATCGTTGGAGTCAAAGTTCCCAGCATTTGCCGAGAAATATATTGCGGGCACAGCAAACAATAATGTCAAATCAGCTTTCACTCTTCAGCCATTGACATCAATCCACCTAAACTCCGATTTACTAGCTGAAGCTGAGGCAAACAACGAATTGAAAATAGTTTATGCGTTATTGACTGTAGCCATTTTTGTAATGCTTATTGCATGGATCAACTTCATCAATTTATCAATATCCCGTTCTTTGGAAAGGTCTAAAGAAGTTGGTGTCCGAAAAGTGACAGGTTCTGGAAGATCCCAGCTTATCAAACAGTTTCTAACCGAATCGCTGGTTATGAACCTATTGGCTTTCAGCATTTCTTGCATTTTTTTGTATTTGCTAGCTCCTTATATTTCTTACTTTATTGGGGGACAATCGACACTTTCTCTCTTTTCCAACTCTAGTTTTATACTAGGAACTGTCCTCACAATCACGATAGGCAGTGCATTAGCTGGGTTATACCCTGCATTTATCACATCTTCTTTGAAACCTATCCTTGCATTGAAAGGCAACTATTCTAACCAGAACAAGGGATCGTTTTTTAGTCTGAAGCATAGCCTGATTGTGTTCCAATTTGTGTTATCCATAACCTTGATCGCTGCATCTACAGTCGCTTATAGGCAACTCAGTTTAATGAAAACCAGCAATCTTGGAATTGATATAGAAAGCACCATCGTAGTCAATACCCAAGCTACTTTTGGACCGCCTGGTTCAGACTCCGTTTTCACCAGAAGGCTTACCACCTTTAGAGACAAGCTAAATGCAAATGAAAAAATACAAGGGATTACAGCTTCGCACGATATCCCCGGAAAAGAACACCTGTCATTGATGCCCAATTTTAGGCATTCTAAAAATATAGATGAGCTTGTCACGCTTTATTTTACCCGTATGGATTTCGACTTTATCCCAACCTTTGGGGTTGATCTGGTGGCCGGGAGAAATTTTATTGAGGGAGTGGATAATCAATATGCTATGATTTTAAATAAGGAGGCTGTTCAAATCCTTGGTTATGAAAATCCCGAAGATGCCATAGGCCGGGAAGTAAATTGGGGGAATAGGACGCTTGCGAAAGCTGAAATTGTAGGAGTGGTAGACTTCAGGGCAGTATCCTACAAAGAGTCCAACTACCCAATAGCTTACACATCTACTTTCTTTCCCTACAAATATGTCTCTGTCAAGTTTGATGAAATCAACGGCGCAAATGCAGAAGAACATGTGGCATTAATCCAAAATACCTGGAACACAGTATTTCCAGATAAGCCATTCGAATACTTTTTTCTAGATGATTTCTTCAATGCTCAATATAAAGCTGATCAGAAATTCGGACAGCTCTTAGGAGCCTTCACGTTACTTGCTCTTGTTGTAGCCGGTTTGGGACTTTATGGCATCACGCTTCTTACGGTAACTCAGAGAATCAAGGAAGTAGGCCTTCGAAAAATAATGGGGGCTTCTGTAAGTCAAATAATCGTATTGCTCTCGAAGCAGTTCTTGTTTATGGTCATCATTGCCGGACTTATCTCAATTCCGGTTATTAAGTTATCAATGGAAAAGTGGCTAGAAAATTATCCATACAGAATTGAAATGTATTGGTGGATATACCTGCTTCCTATCGCATTGATCTTAGTAATCACCTGCTTCACCGTAGGGTTTCAGATAATTAAAGCATCCCTGATTAACCCAGCCAAGTTGCTTAGATACGAATAG
- a CDS encoding YihY/virulence factor BrkB family protein, with amino-acid sequence MIKTKILRLQVRLLRQVQKLKKIHFGDPDKNLYDVGRVFLIQLRKDDILERAGSMAFSYTIALFPLILFLLNLIPYLQNIFPYVTTQNILTFIQEMLPTEVYAQSESTIMDIVSKPRQSMLSLGFFFALFASTQGVISMMNSFNSVYQTKENRGFLQTRGIAISIVLVLAFTVITASLVMIFGGIVIRRLDEMQVFNSGFMLFLFSSLKFLILLLMFYITTAFIFRFAPAVHDKWKFFSTGAKLAGLLITLGFHGFTFYLNNFASYNKLYGSIGTLIALMLWLLITSIIIIVCFEVNVSLDLVEDRKRRRSERNIESLIEEEEKSLKD; translated from the coding sequence GTGATCAAGACAAAAATCCTTAGGTTGCAGGTCAGACTGCTCAGGCAGGTACAAAAGCTCAAGAAAATCCATTTTGGGGATCCGGACAAAAACCTCTACGATGTAGGCAGGGTATTTTTGATTCAGCTTCGCAAAGATGATATTCTCGAACGTGCAGGATCCATGGCTTTCAGCTACACCATAGCGCTGTTTCCCCTGATCCTTTTTCTGCTGAACCTGATCCCCTACCTGCAAAACATCTTTCCTTACGTCACTACACAGAATATATTGACATTTATTCAGGAGATGCTGCCTACAGAGGTATATGCCCAGTCTGAGAGCACTATCATGGATATAGTATCCAAACCCCGGCAAAGCATGCTTTCCCTGGGTTTTTTCTTTGCACTTTTCGCTTCCACCCAGGGCGTGATATCCATGATGAACTCCTTCAACTCGGTGTACCAGACTAAGGAAAACAGAGGATTCCTACAGACCAGAGGAATAGCGATCAGCATAGTATTAGTATTGGCATTTACGGTCATTACCGCCAGTTTGGTGATGATTTTCGGAGGCATAGTAATTCGCAGACTGGACGAGATGCAGGTTTTTAACTCTGGGTTTATGCTGTTTCTTTTTTCCAGTTTGAAGTTTCTAATTCTCCTGCTGATGTTCTACATCACCACTGCATTCATATTTCGTTTTGCACCGGCTGTTCATGATAAGTGGAAGTTTTTTTCCACAGGGGCAAAACTTGCAGGCTTGCTGATCACCCTTGGTTTTCATGGCTTCACCTTTTACCTGAACAATTTTGCGAGTTACAACAAACTGTATGGATCTATAGGTACTTTGATAGCCTTGATGCTTTGGCTCCTGATCACCTCAATCATAATTATAGTCTGTTTTGAAGTCAATGTCAGTTTGGATCTGGTGGAAGACAGAAAAAGACGGCGCAGCGAGCGCAATATAGAGAGCCTGATAGAGGAGGAAGAAAAGAGCTTGAAGGATTGA